The Halichoerus grypus chromosome 9, mHalGry1.hap1.1, whole genome shotgun sequence genome has a window encoding:
- the PKIB gene encoding cAMP-dependent protein kinase inhibitor beta isoform X2: MRTDPSEMTDVESVVNNFASSARTGRRNAVPDIQGSAGTGGPSELPLKLEALSMKEDVKKKNEETTQRQLEKPKKEEK, encoded by the exons ATGAGGACAGATCCATCAGAAATGACTGATGTGGAGTCTGTGGTCAATAATTTTGCATCTTCGGCCAGGACCGGCCGCCGGAATGCTGTGCCAGACATCCAGGGCTCAGCCGGGACAGGTGGGCCCTCAGAGTTGCCCCTCAAACTGGAGGCCCTCTCCATGAAGGAAG atgtaaaaaagaaaaatgaagaaacaacacAAAGGCAATTggaaaagccaaagaaagaagaaaaatga